From a single Bryobacter aggregatus MPL3 genomic region:
- a CDS encoding RHS repeat-associated core domain-containing protein produces MIQAAKATAKLLLLAAVCIPVFANIPRTAFVVEKPHLGSVSFALASHRAESVANALIAPGIARCLCDEARRSRSTGKERDAETGLDFMEARYFSGAQGRFTSPDEPLVFADFGNPQSWNLYSYGFNNPLLYVDPDGHEPCVNGVNPENGNICAVATATAPKVGTNSSPIGPLILPLLTTTVQIAQKMQELVQPVADWFSRPKNPICTAGYTGLGASIGFWAGGGLGTLGLAGGLAVTTTIPGGAAGGTVLGGAIGGFGGLILCSTGSGQGNGGNTQHGEERISGRNMSPAEIAEAKTGQAYTQSDGATAYVKKLASGRYNVVVEGEGGIVTVMKNKTAGEIRRLGQNYGWH; encoded by the coding sequence GTGATCCAGGCGGCTAAAGCAACGGCGAAACTTCTTCTTTTAGCCGCCGTCTGCATTCCCGTCTTTGCGAACATCCCACGCACGGCGTTCGTAGTCGAAAAACCGCATCTGGGGTCCGTCAGCTTTGCGCTGGCATCGCACCGGGCCGAGTCCGTAGCTAACGCGTTGATCGCACCGGGGATAGCCAGATGCTTGTGTGACGAAGCCAGAAGATCCCGTAGTACCGGCAAGGAGCGGGATGCCGAAACCGGGTTGGACTTCATGGAGGCTCGTTACTTCAGTGGGGCGCAAGGACGCTTCACAAGTCCTGATGAACCACTGGTCTTCGCCGACTTCGGCAACCCGCAGAGTTGGAATCTCTACAGCTACGGTTTTAACAACCCGCTACTCTACGTCGATCCCGATGGGCATGAACCGTGTGTGAATGGGGTAAATCCGGAGAATGGAAACATCTGTGCCGTTGCGACTGCCACGGCACCGAAGGTTGGAACCAACTCATCGCCGATTGGCCCGTTGATTCTTCCGCTGCTGACTACTACTGTTCAGATTGCTCAAAAGATGCAGGAGTTGGTCCAGCCAGTTGCCGACTGGTTCAGCAGACCAAAGAATCCGATCTGTACCGCTGGCTATACGGGACTAGGAGCCTCCATTGGCTTCTGGGCAGGTGGCGGATTGGGAACCTTGGGCTTGGCGGGTGGACTTGCCGTCACTACCACCATTCCGGGTGGTGCTGCTGGTGGGACCGTTCTCGGCGGAGCGATCGGTGGGTTCGGTGGGTTGATTCTGTGTTCGACAGGTTCGGGCCAAGGAAACGGTGGAAATACTCAGCACGGCGAGGAGCGCATCTCGGGGCGGAACATGTCTCCGGCTGAGATCGCCGAAGCCAAAACAGGCCAAGCCTACACGCAATCTGATGGGGCAACTGCCTATGTGAAGAAACTGGCGTCCGGTCGGTACAACGTCGTGGTTGAGGGTGAGGGTGGAATTGTTACCGTGATGAAAAACAAGACCGCTGGCGAAATTCGGCGACTGGGTCAGAATTACGGGTGGCACTAA
- a CDS encoding RHS repeat-associated core domain-containing protein, translating to MIQAANATAHVLLLAAVCLPAFANIPPTPLVAEKPHLGLQALRPTSRPGPTLAISNTATGFHVCLYDSGTRPCCSGKERDAETGLDYFGARYLMAGLGRFGSPDAQSAGASLFDSQSWNVYTYVNSRPLNHVDPDGNVPIPLITGAFGAAGSALVGGGTEAVKQYIRDGNITSWGKVATAAGGGALAGGLAGVTLGIGAATGTAAVTAEVVAVNTSTSVIGGFARRRLDEALGYEQPADNVTELKSMGADAFTGGFLSLPGGKLVDKLVPIPNVQREIALLRFAHRRSMRAARIQAAKIYAQWKVAGNSAAGSIAGGVPAEISKWMWAWWIDPQKEPEKKPMGRVCYAGGSCEVLQ from the coding sequence GTGATCCAGGCGGCTAACGCAACGGCGCACGTTCTTCTTTTAGCCGCCGTCTGTCTTCCCGCCTTTGCGAACATCCCACCCACGCCACTCGTAGCCGAAAAACCGCATCTTGGCCTTCAAGCTCTACGCCCAACCTCCCGCCCAGGCCCGACGCTGGCTATCTCCAACACTGCGACCGGGTTCCACGTTTGCTTGTACGATTCCGGCACCAGACCTTGTTGTTCCGGCAAGGAACGGGATGCCGAGACGGGGCTGGATTACTTTGGGGCCAGATATTTGATGGCGGGGCTGGGGCGGTTTGGGAGTCCGGATGCCCAAAGCGCCGGAGCCTCGTTGTTCGATTCTCAGAGTTGGAACGTCTATACGTATGTAAATAGTAGGCCGTTGAACCATGTGGATCCAGATGGAAATGTTCCAATCCCTCTAATTACTGGTGCCTTCGGCGCCGCAGGCAGCGCGCTCGTAGGAGGGGGGACGGAGGCGGTGAAGCAGTATATACGTGATGGGAATATAACGAGTTGGGGAAAAGTAGCTACTGCGGCGGGAGGAGGTGCGCTTGCCGGCGGCTTGGCAGGGGTTACCTTGGGTATTGGGGCCGCGACTGGAACTGCTGCTGTCACCGCTGAAGTAGTGGCCGTAAATACGTCGACAAGTGTCATTGGCGGCTTCGCTCGGCGACGCTTGGACGAGGCATTAGGATATGAGCAGCCAGCCGATAATGTGACGGAACTTAAGAGTATGGGGGCCGACGCCTTCACCGGTGGGTTCCTCTCGTTGCCTGGAGGCAAGCTTGTGGACAAACTGGTTCCGATCCCAAATGTGCAGAGAGAAATTGCCTTGCTTCGGTTCGCTCATCGGCGGTCAATGAGAGCAGCTAGGATACAGGCGGCCAAGATCTATGCCCAATGGAAGGTTGCCGGCAACTCAGCTGCTGGAAGTATCGCTGGTGGCGTTCCTGCCGAGATAAGCAAGTGGATGTGGGCGTGGTGGATTGATCCACAGAAGGAGCCGGAAAAGAAACCAATGGGACGGGTGTGTTATGCCGGGGGCAGTTGTGAGGTATTGCAGTGA
- a CDS encoding RHS repeat domain-containing protein codes for MSCRTAGPLDSGTLNTTYCYDGKLWNGSACTMPAGRTDAVKGMKTGSGGAWGSTNYAAVDALGRVSSLKQTVAGLAEQSLSYEYSASGAVKSIVYPSGRQVNVAYTGAGRPSQVSSAARTYLSGMSYGANGALVTETWNGSGAERVEEKRSYNPLGQMLTADFRKNAQEAGRFWKMTNQFPETKNVGNLTKQYVETGIDTFGVRYAYDGLYRLIGAAEDSSNEDPLGTASCSTVGGRWCVQYAYDQFGNGWTPSKSGLALGLAQATSNWYLQSGGVVNNRLKDVAYDASGRQKQWNVGDTSSVAVYDPEGHMTEAKGDSVVTPGTEKIYGSYLYNGDGQRVKSVADGKTVWYVYGLDGGVAAEFATGYTNVNAGKTLYPVTDHLGSTRAWFDQTGTVTQRVDYEPFGGEIQRTGVAGYSGVGDPAQKFTAKERDAETGLDYFGARYLMAGQGRFGSPDVPLVDQHVEDPQSWNLYSYARNNPQLFVDPTGQRIQIHGDTEEERQKGLEALTSNLRKEAKSRVSIGSEKDKNGVTRYFVKIGGDLGEFMNIGGKDSLENKFCNMVNDAKVTEFALTDKDLSSYGGGVTAFPGEALAGNWTNSENTRILVNPNQMSIADSRLRKTVFGVMQFEGNKEGWEIRPMTLGIATWHEFGHAWGSMNGRTGSRSNLEASGWENSARERTYGPLGPKNARRRNHP; via the coding sequence GTGTCGTGTCGAACCGCGGGGCCACTCGATAGCGGCACGCTGAACACGACGTATTGTTACGACGGCAAGCTCTGGAACGGATCGGCGTGTACGATGCCTGCGGGACGAACGGATGCGGTCAAGGGGATGAAGACCGGGAGCGGCGGCGCGTGGGGTTCGACGAACTATGCGGCGGTGGATGCGCTGGGACGTGTGAGCTCTCTGAAGCAGACCGTGGCTGGACTTGCCGAGCAGTCGCTGAGCTATGAGTACTCCGCCAGTGGCGCGGTGAAGAGCATTGTGTATCCGAGTGGCCGTCAGGTGAATGTTGCCTATACGGGCGCGGGACGGCCATCGCAGGTGAGCAGTGCAGCCCGGACCTACCTGAGCGGCATGAGCTACGGAGCGAACGGAGCGCTGGTAACCGAGACCTGGAATGGGAGTGGCGCGGAGCGTGTGGAGGAGAAGCGGAGCTACAATCCGCTGGGGCAGATGCTGACGGCCGATTTCCGGAAGAACGCGCAGGAAGCGGGTCGCTTCTGGAAGATGACGAACCAGTTCCCGGAGACAAAGAATGTTGGGAATCTGACGAAGCAGTATGTGGAGACGGGGATCGATACCTTTGGCGTACGCTATGCGTATGACGGGTTGTATCGGTTGATTGGCGCGGCGGAAGACAGCAGCAATGAAGACCCGCTGGGTACGGCGAGTTGTTCGACGGTGGGTGGCCGGTGGTGTGTGCAATATGCCTACGATCAGTTTGGCAATGGCTGGACGCCTTCAAAGTCCGGCTTGGCGCTTGGGTTGGCGCAGGCGACTTCGAATTGGTATTTGCAGAGCGGCGGAGTGGTGAACAATCGCTTGAAGGATGTTGCTTATGATGCAAGCGGCCGGCAGAAGCAGTGGAACGTTGGAGATACGAGTTCGGTTGCGGTCTATGATCCTGAGGGACATATGACGGAGGCGAAGGGAGATTCTGTTGTGACGCCAGGGACGGAGAAGATCTACGGGAGCTATCTCTATAACGGAGATGGGCAGCGTGTGAAGTCTGTGGCGGATGGGAAGACGGTTTGGTATGTGTATGGGCTCGATGGAGGGGTGGCTGCGGAGTTTGCGACTGGCTACACGAATGTGAATGCTGGCAAGACGCTGTATCCGGTGACGGATCATCTGGGGAGTACGCGGGCGTGGTTCGACCAGACGGGGACGGTGACGCAGCGTGTGGATTATGAGCCTTTTGGGGGAGAGATCCAGCGGACTGGAGTTGCCGGGTACTCGGGAGTGGGCGATCCGGCGCAGAAGTTTACCGCCAAGGAACGGGATGCGGAGACGGGGCTCGATTACTTTGGGGCCAGGTACTTGATGGCTGGACAGGGGCGGTTTGGGAGTCCGGATGTGCCGCTGGTGGATCAGCATGTCGAAGACCCGCAAAGCTGGAACCTTTATTCGTACGCTCGTAACAATCCACAACTGTTTGTTGATCCAACCGGACAGCGCATCCAAATACATGGTGATACTGAAGAAGAGCGTCAGAAAGGGCTGGAAGCACTTACGAGTAATCTTCGGAAAGAGGCGAAGTCACGAGTCTCCATTGGCTCAGAGAAGGATAAAAATGGTGTTACTCGCTATTTTGTGAAAATAGGCGGGGACCTTGGAGAATTTATGAATATAGGAGGGAAAGACAGTTTGGAAAACAAGTTTTGTAATATGGTAAACGATGCAAAGGTGACGGAGTTTGCGCTCACTGACAAAGATCTTTCCTCTTATGGGGGCGGAGTGACGGCATTTCCAGGGGAAGCTCTCGCTGGGAATTGGACCAATTCAGAAAATACCAGGATTCTTGTTAATCCGAATCAAATGTCGATAGCCGATAGCCGTCTGCGCAAGACAGTCTTTGGAGTGATGCAATTCGAAGGAAACAAGGAAGGTTGGGAGATTCGACCAATGACGCTCGGCATAGCCACCTGGCACGAGTTTGGTCATGCTTGGGGAAGCATGAATGGAAGGACCGGTTCAAGATCTAACCTTGAGGCTTCCGGTTGGGAAAACTCAGCGCGTGAGAGAACATATGGGCCGCTTGGGCCCAAGAATGCACGTCGTCGGAATCATCCATGA
- the tnpA gene encoding IS66 family insertion sequence element accessory protein TnpA, with product MKSGQVGYAGLGVARKYRDSGQSRAEFCREHEIPLTTLDYYLRRDRAKPKQELVAVEVVSEDKAAASDFVLVLATGRRLEIAANFDEAGLERLLTLLERC from the coding sequence ATGAAGAGTGGGCAGGTAGGATATGCGGGCTTGGGTGTGGCGCGGAAGTACCGAGACAGTGGCCAGTCCCGAGCGGAGTTTTGCCGAGAACATGAGATCCCGCTGACGACTCTCGATTATTATCTGCGGCGCGATCGCGCCAAGCCAAAGCAAGAACTGGTCGCGGTGGAAGTGGTCTCCGAGGACAAGGCAGCCGCAAGCGACTTCGTCCTGGTGTTGGCGACGGGCCGCCGATTGGAGATCGCCGCGAACTTCGACGAAGCTGGTCTCGAACGTCTGCTGACGCTCCTGGAACGGTGTTGA
- a CDS encoding RNA polymerase sigma factor: MIFREVEDRDLVQKAAKGNVDAFNLLVSRHEKRVFNYLLRIVGSREDALDITQDVFLKAYQNLTKLSDVERFSPWLFRIAHNEAYSLLRRNRPDTAELIYDPPTANARDGMFPIESSIAVERAMARLSADQREAVVLKIFQGFKFEEMAEILDLPLSTIKSRLYSALDLLKGVLAPVKG; encoded by the coding sequence TTGATCTTCCGAGAAGTGGAGGACCGGGATCTTGTTCAAAAGGCGGCAAAAGGGAATGTGGACGCATTCAACCTTCTTGTCTCCCGGCACGAGAAACGTGTGTTCAATTACCTCTTGAGGATTGTGGGCAGTCGCGAAGATGCCTTGGACATCACCCAGGATGTCTTCCTGAAGGCCTACCAGAATCTGACCAAGCTGAGCGATGTGGAGCGGTTTTCTCCTTGGCTGTTTCGCATCGCTCACAACGAAGCGTACTCTTTGCTCCGCCGCAATCGACCCGATACGGCGGAGCTCATTTATGACCCGCCAACGGCCAATGCGCGAGACGGTATGTTCCCCATCGAATCCTCGATTGCGGTAGAGCGTGCCATGGCTCGACTCTCTGCCGACCAGCGGGAAGCCGTTGTTTTGAAGATTTTTCAAGGATTTAAGTTTGAAGAAATGGCGGAGATCCTCGATCTTCCGCTCTCAACCATCAAGTCGCGGCTCTATTCCGCGCTCGACCTGCTGAAGGGTGTTTTGGCACCTGTAAAAGGATGA
- a CDS encoding IS66 family transposase → MSQLVTAGLDAIDLGHLRRELKRLTIENELLREKLRLARILKYGPSSEKLNDAQLLLLEGEPGVSQEEVLAESTREAMPSEMPVEKPRPAGTHPGRQSLPASLPRVERILSAKPEECACKDCGAETKVIGYDESEQLDLEPARYFVLVTKREKRACGRCAGSVQTSSLPARILDKSLVSDRVILDTVVSKYSDHLPLYRQSAILLREAGIEISRATMDGWVMRVGEMLLPVVERMRIDLLSGTYIQADETPVDVQVSNGTGSNHQAYLWQYGKPGEETVFDFRMGRGREGRRSF, encoded by the coding sequence ATGTCTCAGTTAGTCACAGCAGGGCTCGACGCCATCGATCTCGGCCATTTAAGGCGAGAGTTAAAGCGCTTGACGATCGAGAACGAGCTGCTGCGAGAGAAGCTGCGACTGGCGCGGATCCTCAAGTATGGCCCCTCCAGCGAGAAGCTGAACGATGCGCAGTTGCTGCTGCTCGAAGGCGAGCCCGGGGTGAGCCAGGAGGAGGTCCTCGCCGAGTCCACACGAGAGGCCATGCCCTCCGAGATGCCGGTGGAGAAGCCACGACCTGCGGGGACGCATCCCGGTCGCCAGAGCCTGCCCGCCAGTCTGCCGCGAGTCGAACGGATCCTGAGCGCCAAGCCTGAGGAATGTGCCTGCAAGGACTGTGGGGCCGAGACGAAAGTGATTGGCTACGACGAAAGCGAACAGCTGGATCTTGAGCCTGCACGATACTTTGTGCTGGTCACCAAGCGCGAGAAGCGAGCCTGCGGACGCTGCGCGGGGAGTGTACAGACGTCCTCTCTTCCCGCTCGCATTCTGGACAAGAGCCTGGTGAGTGATCGGGTGATCCTCGATACAGTCGTCTCGAAGTACAGTGATCATTTGCCGCTGTATCGGCAAAGCGCGATCCTGTTGCGCGAAGCCGGGATTGAGATCAGCCGGGCGACGATGGATGGCTGGGTGATGCGGGTCGGAGAGATGCTGCTGCCCGTTGTCGAAAGGATGCGGATCGACTTACTCAGTGGAACTTATATTCAGGCGGATGAAACGCCAGTCGATGTACAAGTCAGCAATGGAACGGGATCAAATCATCAGGCTTATTTATGGCAATATGGCAAGCCGGGAGAAGAGACCGTATTCGACTTCCGGATGGGGCGAGGGCGCGAGGGTCGAAGAAGTTTCTAA
- the tnpC gene encoding IS66 family transposase — MQTDGYAAYERVGGVKMVRAACWAHARRKFVEALKLSPKDAVAARLVAAMNELFAIDAQARELSCEERHRLRQQRSAPLLGSLREELKRLQRELLPASALGKAVSYTLTLWAKLVCFLDHPELELSNNIAENSMRGIALGRKNWIHVGSEKAGPKVAAILSVIESCRRMGVPARAYLAEILPGLNDLKVKEVAERTPAAWVKRNRPD; from the coding sequence TTGCAGACCGATGGTTATGCGGCTTATGAGCGCGTGGGCGGGGTCAAGATGGTGCGTGCGGCTTGCTGGGCGCATGCGCGACGGAAGTTTGTGGAAGCTTTGAAGTTGAGTCCGAAGGATGCTGTTGCGGCACGCCTGGTGGCGGCGATGAATGAGCTGTTCGCGATTGATGCACAAGCGCGGGAGCTGAGTTGTGAGGAGCGGCATCGCTTGCGGCAGCAGAGGTCAGCGCCGTTGTTGGGGAGTCTGCGCGAGGAGTTGAAGAGGCTGCAGCGCGAACTGTTGCCTGCCAGTGCGTTGGGCAAAGCGGTGTCTTATACGTTGACGCTTTGGGCGAAGTTAGTCTGCTTCCTCGATCACCCGGAGTTAGAGTTGTCCAACAACATCGCGGAGAACTCGATGCGGGGCATTGCGCTGGGGCGTAAGAACTGGATCCATGTCGGCAGTGAAAAGGCTGGACCGAAGGTGGCCGCGATCTTATCGGTCATCGAGTCTTGCCGCAGGATGGGCGTGCCCGCCCGTGCTTATCTGGCCGAAATTCTGCCAGGGTTGAATGATCTCAAAGTCAAAGAGGTCGCTGAGAGAACGCCTGCCGCCTGGGTCAAACGCAACCGTCCAGATTGA
- a CDS encoding tyrosine-type recombinase/integrase: MYVKAAQIKKQGSCHMLRHTMATLMLEGGADTRFIQAMLGHADLKTTRIYTHVAIRQLQEIDRATHPAQRSKDRRPTNPASQDAADVFAALDAEDDEDPEAAS, from the coding sequence ATGTACGTGAAGGCGGCGCAGATCAAGAAGCAGGGATCGTGCCACATGCTCCGGCACACGATGGCGACGTTGATGCTCGAAGGCGGCGCAGACACACGCTTCATCCAGGCGATGCTCGGTCATGCTGATCTGAAGACGACGCGGATTTACACGCATGTGGCGATCCGCCAGCTTCAGGAAATCGATCGGGCCACGCATCCGGCGCAACGGTCGAAGGATCGGCGACCAACGAATCCGGCCAGCCAGGATGCCGCCGACGTGTTCGCTGCGCTCGACGCCGAAGACGACGAAGACCCGGAAGCTGCTTCCTGA
- the tnpB gene encoding IS66 family insertion sequence element accessory protein TnpB (TnpB, as the term is used for proteins encoded by IS66 family insertion elements, is considered an accessory protein, since TnpC, encoded by a neighboring gene, is a DDE family transposase.) codes for MFGLGPATKVFVATGATDMRKGFEGLHGLVRDELDRDPLSGHVFLFANKMRTRLKILFWDGSGLWVCAKRLEKGRFHWPEASAGASVTMRQEQLTMLLNGIDLTRSRTRRGWLSKPFVA; via the coding sequence GTGTTCGGCTTGGGGCCTGCTACGAAGGTCTTTGTCGCGACCGGCGCCACCGACATGCGCAAAGGCTTCGAGGGGCTCCATGGTCTGGTGCGGGACGAGTTGGATCGTGATCCGTTGAGCGGACATGTATTTCTATTTGCCAACAAGATGCGAACCCGGCTCAAGATTCTGTTCTGGGATGGGAGCGGACTGTGGGTGTGCGCCAAGCGCCTGGAGAAGGGACGTTTCCACTGGCCAGAGGCCTCCGCAGGAGCCAGTGTCACGATGCGCCAGGAGCAACTGACGATGTTGCTGAACGGTATCGACCTCACCCGATCCAGGACTCGCCGAGGCTGGTTGTCCAAGCCATTTGTCGCTTAA
- a CDS encoding cupin domain-containing protein, giving the protein MNEDFLHFDLQAEIREAEAQKPWPSGRRSKLLVKKDDLRVILFTMEAGAALEEHHANGSITVQVWSGQIRFRAQGEEKVLQAGQILALSRSIPHSVQAIDDSSFLLTIAWPGA; this is encoded by the coding sequence ATGAACGAAGACTTCTTACATTTCGATTTACAGGCTGAGATCCGAGAGGCGGAGGCGCAAAAGCCCTGGCCGTCCGGCAGGCGATCGAAATTATTGGTCAAGAAGGATGATCTTCGTGTCATCCTCTTCACGATGGAAGCTGGCGCGGCGCTCGAAGAGCACCATGCCAACGGATCGATTACCGTGCAGGTCTGGAGCGGCCAGATTCGCTTTCGCGCGCAGGGAGAAGAGAAGGTTTTGCAAGCCGGGCAGATCCTCGCGCTAAGCCGATCGATCCCGCATTCGGTGCAAGCGATCGACGACTCCTCATTCCTGCTGACCATTGCCTGGCCCGGCGCCTAG
- a CDS encoding methyltransferase has protein sequence MTDELTQMTGGGVQPPVPQQILMQLATGAWVSKCIGIVAELGVADQIGEEPRPVSELAAACGARQSELYRVLRMLASVGLFVEWPEQRFSLTATSNLLRENAPGSMRSMLRMTLFGEHWRAWDKMLDVVQHGGIATNLAEGMDIWEFYQKNPTRAAIFNRAMTNFSEQSGPLVAEAFEFEQYGCVCDVGGGHGAQIEAILKHHPRLKGFVFDLDSVVTGANERFAASGLSDRAHAVGGNFFESVAPGADIYIAKNIIHDWDDERSIRILKNIRRAMPASGRVLLLEFTAGAANVPDLGKLMDINMMAMTGGKERTAEEFASLFAASGFKLGRILPTPSPVHVVEGLPV, from the coding sequence ATGACCGATGAATTGACACAAATGACAGGCGGCGGGGTACAACCCCCTGTGCCCCAGCAAATTTTGATGCAGTTGGCGACCGGAGCCTGGGTTTCGAAGTGCATCGGCATCGTTGCCGAACTCGGCGTCGCCGACCAGATCGGCGAAGAACCTCGCCCGGTTTCTGAACTCGCCGCAGCCTGCGGCGCCCGTCAATCCGAACTCTACCGGGTGCTCCGCATGCTGGCCTCCGTTGGCCTGTTTGTCGAATGGCCCGAGCAACGCTTTAGTCTGACTGCAACCAGTAATCTGCTCCGCGAGAATGCACCCGGCAGCATGCGGTCCATGCTCCGGATGACGCTGTTTGGCGAGCATTGGCGCGCCTGGGACAAGATGCTGGACGTTGTCCAGCACGGCGGCATCGCCACCAACCTTGCCGAGGGCATGGATATCTGGGAGTTCTACCAGAAAAATCCCACCCGGGCAGCGATTTTCAATCGGGCAATGACGAATTTCAGCGAACAGTCCGGTCCGCTAGTTGCCGAAGCCTTCGAGTTTGAACAGTATGGCTGCGTTTGCGATGTCGGCGGAGGACATGGCGCACAAATCGAAGCCATTCTCAAGCACCATCCGAGGCTGAAAGGCTTTGTCTTTGACCTGGACTCCGTCGTCACAGGGGCGAACGAGCGCTTTGCCGCCAGCGGCCTGAGCGACCGGGCGCATGCCGTGGGAGGCAATTTCTTTGAATCCGTCGCACCCGGGGCCGACATTTACATTGCGAAGAACATCATCCATGACTGGGACGACGAGAGAAGCATCCGGATTCTGAAAAACATTCGCCGTGCAATGCCCGCCAGCGGACGCGTGTTGCTGCTGGAGTTTACGGCAGGCGCAGCGAATGTACCAGACCTGGGTAAGTTGATGGATATCAATATGATGGCCATGACGGGCGGCAAGGAGAGAACAGCCGAAGAGTTTGCCAGCCTGTTTGCGGCAAGCGGTTTCAAACTCGGCCGCATCCTGCCCACTCCCAGCCCAGTCCATGTCGTCGAAGGACTGCCTGTCTAG
- a CDS encoding IS5 family transposase (programmed frameshift) yields MRGRWDLKDDQWEVVEPVLRPQRRADQRGRPWHDTRCVLNGVLWVLGSGPQWRELPERYPPYQTCHRRFQQWVRSGKLEETLRVLARYLHERGQLNLEEAFVDATFASAKKGAFAIGPTRRGKGTKIIALATGDSLPLAVAVDSASPAECQLVEDVLAGSFLDEIPKRLIGDNAYDSDKLEEKLAQEYDIEMIEPNRRNRSKTQDGRPLRRYRRRWRVERLFAWLHHFRRLVTRWEYHVENFIGFVRLGCLQILLRRL; encoded by the exons ATGCGTGGACGATGGGACTTAAAGGACGACCAATGGGAAGTCGTGGAGCCGGTGTTGCGTCCGCAGCGCCGAGCGGATCAGCGTGGCAGGCCGTGGCACGATACTCGATGCGTATTGAACGGGGTGCTGTGGGTTTTAGGGAGTGGGCCGCAGTGGCGTGAACTACCAGAAAGATATCCGCCATACCAGACCTGTCACCGACGTTTTCAACAGTGGGTGCGCAGCGGAAAGCTGGAAGAGACGCTGAGAGTGTTGGCCCGCTACTTACATGAGCGAGGCCAGTTGAATCTGGAAGAAGCGTTCGTTGATGCCACATTCGCGAGCGCAAAAAAGGGGGCCT TCGCCATTGGTCCCACCCGTCGCGGCAAGGGCACGAAGATCATCGCTCTCGCCACTGGTGACAGTCTTCCTCTCGCCGTTGCTGTCGACAGCGCTTCGCCGGCCGAGTGTCAGCTTGTGGAAGACGTTCTGGCCGGAAGCTTCCTCGATGAAATACCCAAGCGACTCATCGGAGACAACGCCTACGACTCAGACAAGCTTGAAGAAAAGCTTGCCCAGGAGTACGACATCGAAATGATCGAGCCGAATCGGCGCAACCGGAGCAAGACTCAGGATGGACGGCCATTGCGCCGTTACCGCCGCCGCTGGCGCGTCGAACGGCTCTTCGCATGGCTTCATCACTTTCGTCGCCTGGTCACTCGTTGGGAGTACCACGTCGAAAACTTCATCGGATTTGTTCGCCTCGGCTGCTTACAAATCTTACTCAGACGTTTATGA
- a CDS encoding IS630 family transposase — protein sequence MGNPRGVARDFDALEVRRMRALALMREGFNNSQIGHELMVANQTVSRWRKEYSEGGRKALEQAGRAGRKPLLADKQAKLLTNKLLAGPEKLGYETPLWTCQRVADLIEQEFQIRYHPGHVWRILRALGWSPQRPVGRALERDEKAIREWKQVTWPNAKKKPRKKAAPLSSLTKAD from the coding sequence ATGGGAAACCCGCGTGGAGTGGCTCGCGATTTCGATGCCTTGGAAGTGCGGAGGATGAGAGCACTGGCATTGATGCGAGAGGGTTTCAACAACAGTCAGATCGGCCATGAGTTAATGGTCGCCAACCAGACGGTGAGCCGCTGGCGCAAGGAATATAGCGAAGGTGGCAGGAAGGCTCTCGAGCAGGCTGGACGCGCTGGCCGGAAGCCTTTGCTGGCGGACAAACAGGCAAAGCTTCTGACGAACAAGTTGCTGGCGGGGCCGGAAAAACTCGGCTATGAAACGCCGTTGTGGACCTGCCAGCGGGTAGCCGATTTGATCGAGCAGGAATTTCAGATTCGCTACCATCCGGGCCACGTCTGGCGCATTCTGCGCGCCTTGGGCTGGAGTCCTCAACGGCCAGTGGGACGTGCGCTCGAACGCGATGAGAAGGCCATTCGCGAGTGGAAACAGGTGACTTGGCCCAACGCTAAAAAAAAGCCCAGGAAGAAGGCCGCACCATTGTCTTCATTGACGAAAGCGGACTAA